A window from Bordetella petrii encodes these proteins:
- the cheZ gene encoding protein phosphatase CheZ: MSAIETGNSGDPADLIHRIASLTRMLRDSMRELGLDQAIKDAAQAIPDARDRLRYVAQMTEQAANRVLNATEAAGPLQDQLARSAQALDTRWQQWFDQPLELPEARELVNDTRAFLADVPVRTQQTQSRLMEIVMAQDFQDLTGQVIMRMMDVVGAIERELLQVLLDNVPQERRDEAQTLLNGPQVSPDGKADVVTSQDQVDDLLASLGF; encoded by the coding sequence ATGAGTGCAATCGAAACTGGCAATAGCGGGGACCCGGCCGACCTCATACACCGCATCGCCTCGCTGACGCGCATGCTGCGCGACAGCATGCGCGAGCTGGGCCTGGACCAGGCCATCAAGGATGCCGCGCAAGCCATTCCCGATGCCCGCGACCGCCTGCGCTACGTGGCGCAGATGACCGAGCAGGCCGCCAACCGCGTGCTGAACGCCACCGAGGCGGCGGGGCCGCTGCAGGACCAGCTGGCGCGCTCGGCGCAGGCGCTGGACACGCGCTGGCAGCAGTGGTTCGACCAGCCGCTGGAACTGCCCGAGGCGCGCGAGCTGGTCAATGACACGCGGGCCTTCCTGGCCGACGTGCCGGTGCGCACGCAGCAGACCCAGAGCCGGCTGATGGAAATCGTGATGGCGCAGGACTTCCAGGACCTGACCGGCCAGGTGATCATGCGCATGATGGACGTGGTGGGCGCCATCGAGCGGGAACTGCTGCAGGTGTTGCTGGACAACGTGCCGCAGGAACGCCGCGACGAGGCGCAGACCTTGCTCAACGGGCCGCAGGTCAGCCCGGACGGCAAGGCCGACGTAGTGACCAGCCAGGACCAGGTCGACGACCTGCTGGCCAGTCTGGGGTTCTAG
- the cheY gene encoding chemotaxis response regulator CheY produces MIDKGMKILVVDDFPTMRRIIRNLLKELGFENVDEAEDGAIGLEKLRNGSFQFVVSDWNMPNLDGLEMLKQIRADGALKSLPVLMVTAEAKKENIVAAAQAGANGYVVKPFTAATLEEKLTKIFEKIAG; encoded by the coding sequence ATGATAGACAAGGGTATGAAGATTCTGGTGGTGGATGATTTCCCCACGATGCGGCGCATTATCCGCAACCTGCTCAAGGAGCTGGGTTTCGAGAATGTGGATGAGGCCGAAGACGGCGCCATCGGCCTGGAAAAGCTGCGCAACGGCAGCTTCCAGTTCGTGGTGTCGGACTGGAACATGCCCAATCTGGATGGCCTGGAAATGCTCAAGCAGATCCGCGCCGACGGCGCGCTGAAGTCGCTGCCGGTGCTGATGGTGACGGCCGAAGCCAAGAAAGAGAACATCGTCGCCGCCGCGCAGGCCGGCGCCAATGGCTATGTGGTCAAGCCGTTCACCGCGGCGACGCTGGAAGAAAAGCTGACCAAGATCTTCGAGAAAATCGCTGGCTGA
- a CDS encoding protein-glutamate methylesterase/protein-glutamine glutaminase codes for MKKISVLCVDDSALVRGLMTEIINSHEDMEVVAVAPDPLVARELIKQHNPDVLTLDVEMPRMDGLDFLEKLMRLRPMPVVMVSSLTERGGETTLRALELGAIDFVTKPKLGIRHGMLEYAELIADKIRAAARARLPVPAAASQAAPLVRLRSPYASSEKLVMVGASTGGTEAIREVLRPLPPDSPAMLITQHMPAGFTRSFAQRLDALCAVTVREAAHGERVLPGHVYLAPGGDTHMKLGRSGANYVIELEASEPVNRHRPSVDVLFRSAASAAGANAIGVILTGMGKDGAAGMLAMRQAGAHTLAQDEASCVVFGMPREAIALGAAAEVVPLGAMSERILTRLGDRANRV; via the coding sequence ATGAAGAAAATAAGCGTTCTGTGCGTGGACGATTCGGCCCTGGTGCGCGGCCTGATGACCGAGATCATCAACAGCCACGAGGACATGGAAGTGGTGGCGGTCGCGCCGGACCCGCTGGTGGCGCGCGAACTGATCAAGCAGCACAACCCCGACGTGCTGACGCTGGATGTGGAAATGCCCCGCATGGACGGGCTGGATTTCCTTGAGAAACTGATGCGGCTGCGGCCCATGCCGGTGGTGATGGTGTCGTCGCTGACCGAGCGCGGCGGCGAAACCACCTTGCGGGCGCTGGAGCTGGGCGCCATCGATTTCGTGACCAAGCCCAAGCTCGGCATCCGCCACGGCATGCTCGAATATGCCGAGCTGATTGCCGACAAAATCCGCGCCGCGGCCCGGGCCCGCCTGCCGGTGCCGGCCGCCGCCTCGCAGGCCGCGCCCCTGGTGCGCCTGCGCAGCCCGTACGCCAGCTCGGAAAAACTGGTGATGGTGGGCGCCTCGACGGGCGGCACCGAGGCGATCCGCGAAGTGCTGCGGCCGCTGCCGCCGGACAGCCCGGCCATGCTGATCACCCAGCATATGCCGGCCGGCTTCACGCGTTCGTTCGCCCAGCGCCTGGACGCCCTGTGCGCCGTTACGGTGCGCGAGGCCGCGCACGGCGAACGGGTGCTGCCGGGCCACGTGTACCTGGCGCCCGGCGGCGATACGCATATGAAGCTGGGGCGCAGCGGCGCCAACTACGTGATCGAGCTCGAGGCCAGCGAACCGGTCAACCGCCACCGCCCGTCGGTGGATGTGCTGTTCCGTTCGGCAGCCAGCGCGGCCGGCGCCAACGCCATCGGCGTGATCCTGACCGGCATGGGCAAGGATGGCGCCGCCGGCATGCTGGCGATGCGGCAGGCCGGCGCGCACACGCTGGCGCAGGACGAGGCCAGCTGCGTGGTGTTCGGCATGCCGCGCGAGGCCATCGCATTGGGCGCCGCCGCCGAAGTGGTGCCGCTGGGGGCCATGAGCGAACGCATCCTGACGCGCCTGGGCGACCGCGCGAACCGGGTTTGA
- a CDS encoding CheR family methyltransferase gives MASPGASASFPAERQFEFREADFARVRRMIHARAGISLGEHKREMVYSRLTRRLRALGRQDFSGYLDHLESQPAAPEWEDFVNALTTNLTAFFREAHHFPILADLARTRPGPVSVWCCAASSGEEPYSIAMTLAETLGARAASATVLATDIDTQVLNRARAGVYADERVARMDPARLKRFFLRGRGANTGQVRVRPELAAMVRFETVNLLAPAWPIGEQFDAIFCRNVMIYFDKPTQAGILKRFVPLLKTGGLLFAGHSENFTYISREFRLRGQTVYECVGAQPGR, from the coding sequence GTGGCAAGCCCTGGCGCCAGCGCATCGTTTCCGGCCGAGCGGCAATTCGAGTTCCGCGAGGCCGATTTCGCGCGCGTGCGCCGCATGATCCATGCACGGGCCGGCATTTCGCTGGGCGAGCACAAACGCGAGATGGTGTACAGCCGCCTGACCCGCCGCCTGCGGGCGCTGGGCCGGCAGGACTTCAGCGGCTATCTGGATCACCTGGAAAGCCAGCCGGCGGCTCCCGAGTGGGAAGACTTCGTCAACGCGCTGACCACCAACCTGACGGCTTTTTTTCGCGAGGCCCATCATTTTCCGATCCTGGCCGACCTGGCCCGGACCCGGCCCGGCCCGGTTTCGGTGTGGTGCTGCGCGGCCTCGAGCGGCGAGGAACCCTATTCGATCGCCATGACGCTGGCCGAGACGCTGGGCGCGCGGGCCGCGTCGGCCACGGTGCTGGCAACGGACATCGACACCCAGGTGCTGAACCGGGCCCGCGCCGGCGTGTACGCCGACGAGCGCGTGGCCCGCATGGATCCGGCCCGGCTGAAACGCTTTTTCCTGCGCGGGCGCGGCGCCAATACCGGCCAGGTGCGAGTGCGGCCCGAGCTGGCCGCCATGGTGCGCTTCGAGACGGTGAACCTGCTGGCCCCGGCGTGGCCCATTGGCGAGCAATTCGATGCGATTTTTTGCCGCAACGTCATGATTTATTTCGACAAACCGACCCAGGCGGGCATTTTGAAGCGCTTCGTGCCGCTGTTGAAGACGGGCGGCCTGCTGTTTGCCGGCCATTCAGAGAATTTCACGTATATCAGCCGGGAGTTCCGCCTGCGCGGGCAGACGGTGTATGAGTGCGTGGGCGCGCAACCAGGACGCTGA
- a CDS encoding methyl-accepting chemotaxis protein → MRKFLVNMKIRTSLLGVLAFFSLMLVIGAVLGVLSLRVSNDTLASIRQTQDVGDALTRVANSYKDVVNGLARTANAHYSDIVRSIGQPVPLSQGLGAEAAGLLQRANAAMNRAQTEFEYYRKLPRPEGAQESLAAVDEAYAALMQQGVAPLFGLLERGDMASYQKQAQAMHDAAEGRFARALEGFDFWRASQLQDEYVLATQRYQGVLVAVAVGGAMAAFLVFSTYLFLRRRVLRPLQEAGQHFDRMAAGDLTARVEVRNSNEIGQLFAALKRMQENLARTVSQVRRGVDEINVGSREISAGNTDLSSRTEQQAASLEETAASMEELASTVKQNADNARQANQLAASASDVAERGGAAVSEVVSTMEGISASSRKISEIVSVIDGIAFQTNILALNAAVEAARAGEQGKGFAVVAGEVRSLAQRSAQAAKEIKVLIEDSVSKVGTGSQQVERAGATMQEIVASVKRVTDIMGEISAASEEQSGGIDQVNRAVSQMDEVTQQNAALVEEAAAAAGSLQEQAQRLAEAVSVFKINAGEVIEVPARQLDGGRAAREALRQPAPEREPAAPDALALQ, encoded by the coding sequence ATGCGCAAGTTCCTGGTCAACATGAAGATACGCACCAGCCTGCTTGGCGTATTGGCGTTTTTTTCGCTGATGCTGGTGATCGGGGCCGTGCTCGGCGTGCTGTCGCTGCGCGTCAGCAACGATACGCTGGCCAGCATCCGCCAGACCCAGGATGTGGGCGACGCGCTGACGCGCGTGGCCAACAGCTACAAGGACGTGGTCAACGGGCTGGCCCGCACGGCCAATGCCCACTACAGCGACATTGTGCGCAGCATCGGCCAGCCGGTGCCGCTGTCGCAGGGGCTGGGCGCCGAGGCGGCCGGCCTGCTGCAGCGCGCCAATGCGGCGATGAACCGGGCCCAGACCGAATTCGAGTACTACAGGAAGCTGCCGCGCCCGGAAGGCGCGCAGGAAAGCCTGGCCGCGGTCGACGAGGCGTATGCCGCGCTGATGCAGCAAGGCGTCGCGCCATTGTTCGGCCTGCTCGAACGCGGCGACATGGCGTCATACCAGAAGCAGGCGCAAGCGATGCACGATGCGGCCGAAGGGCGCTTCGCCCGGGCCCTGGAAGGCTTCGATTTCTGGCGGGCCAGCCAGCTGCAGGATGAGTACGTGCTGGCCACGCAGCGCTATCAGGGAGTGCTGGTGGCGGTGGCCGTGGGCGGGGCCATGGCGGCGTTCCTGGTATTCAGCACCTATCTGTTTCTGCGCCGCCGGGTGCTGCGGCCGCTGCAGGAAGCCGGCCAGCATTTCGACCGCATGGCCGCGGGCGACCTGACGGCGCGGGTGGAAGTGCGCAACAGCAACGAGATCGGCCAGCTGTTCGCGGCGCTCAAGCGCATGCAGGAGAACCTGGCGCGCACGGTGTCGCAGGTGCGACGCGGAGTGGACGAGATCAACGTGGGCTCGCGCGAGATATCGGCGGGCAACACGGACCTGAGCAGCCGCACTGAGCAGCAGGCGGCGTCGCTGGAAGAGACGGCGGCGTCGATGGAAGAGCTGGCCTCGACGGTCAAGCAGAACGCGGACAACGCACGCCAGGCGAACCAGCTGGCGGCCAGCGCCTCGGATGTGGCCGAGCGCGGCGGCGCGGCGGTGTCGGAGGTGGTGAGCACGATGGAGGGGATCTCGGCGAGTTCGCGCAAGATTTCCGAGATTGTGTCGGTGATCGACGGTATCGCGTTCCAGACGAACATACTGGCGCTGAACGCGGCGGTGGAAGCGGCGCGCGCGGGCGAGCAGGGCAAGGGCTTTGCGGTGGTGGCGGGCGAGGTCCGTTCGCTGGCGCAGCGCAGCGCGCAGGCGGCCAAAGAGATCAAGGTGCTGATCGAGGACTCGGTAAGCAAGGTGGGCACGGGCTCGCAGCAGGTGGAGCGGGCGGGGGCGACGATGCAGGAGATCGTGGCCTCGGTCAAGCGAGTGACGGACATCATGGGCGAGATTTCGGCGGCCTCGGAAGAGCAGTCGGGGGGTATCGACCAGGTGAACCGTGCGGTGTCGCAGATGGACGAGGTGACGCAGCAGAACGCGGCGCTGGTGGAAGAGGCGGCCGCGGCGGCGGGCTCGCTGCAGGAGCAGGCGCAGCGGCTGGCCGAGGCGGTATCGGTGTTCAAGATCAACGCGGGCGAAGTCATCGAGGTGCCGGCTCGCCAGCTCGACGGCGGCCGCGCGGCGCGCGAAGCGTTGCGCCAACCCGCGCCAGAGCGCGAGCCGGCCGCGCCGGACGCGCTGGCTTTGCAGTAG
- the cheW gene encoding chemotaxis protein CheW, with the protein MAVKPQAQAARVEDVGSEFLVFTLGEEEYGIDILKVQEIRGYDAATVTRIANVPSFIKGVTNLRGIIVPIVDLRIKFKLGSVEYNEQTVVIILNLDNRVVGIVVDGVSDVLMLAASQVRAAPEFGATLSTEYLTGLGTIDDRMLILVDIEKLMTSEEMALVEKAAA; encoded by the coding sequence ATGGCAGTCAAACCTCAAGCGCAGGCCGCGCGCGTCGAAGATGTCGGCAGTGAGTTCCTGGTGTTCACGCTGGGCGAAGAAGAATACGGCATCGACATCCTGAAGGTGCAGGAGATCCGCGGCTACGACGCGGCCACGGTGACGCGCATCGCCAACGTGCCTTCGTTCATCAAGGGGGTCACAAACCTGCGCGGCATCATCGTGCCCATCGTGGACCTGCGCATCAAGTTCAAGCTGGGCAGCGTCGAATACAACGAGCAGACCGTCGTCATCATCCTGAACCTGGACAACCGCGTGGTGGGCATCGTGGTGGATGGCGTGTCGGACGTGCTGATGCTGGCCGCCTCGCAGGTGCGCGCGGCGCCGGAGTTCGGCGCCACGCTGTCCACCGAATACCTGACCGGCCTGGGCACGATCGACGACCGCATGCTGATTCTGGTGGATATCGAGAAGCTGATGACCAGCGAGGAAATGGCGCTGGTGGAGAAGGCCGCGGCCTAG
- the cheA gene encoding chemotaxis protein CheA, giving the protein MSGGLDLSQFYETFFDEADELLAEMEQLLLQLDVAAPDIEQLNAIFRAAHSIKGGAATFGCFQHLAGTTHLLENLLDEIRRGEMALRADMVDIFLETKDVLKSQLDTYRAAQEPDEAVYERICAVLRQLAQEHGSAAVAPLEPAAPAMPAEPAAVAPVAAAPAAPAAMPAAQDSSLPFRVRITRVSDKDAQSLLEEMGNLGSVVAHDRADGGLTVWVDSTCSADDIEAVCCFIVDTDQLDVQRAAAPQAGDAVEQFAAAAADFAAQAAGEPAASQPPAPGPAAAPAAARPARAAAAAPAADKESTSIRVGVEKVDQVINLVGELVITQAMLAQTASGLDPVLHDRLLNGMEQLERNARDLQEAVMSIRMMPMDYVFSRFPRLVRDIAVKMGKQIELQTYGRATELDKSLIERIIDPLTHLVRNSLDHGIETPEKRIAAGKDPVGQLILSAEHNGGNIVIEVSDDGGGLNRDKILKKAVAQGLAVSENTPDEEVWQLIFAPGFSTAEQVTDISGRGVGMDVVRRNIQDMGGHVQLSCVPGEGTTTRIVLPLTLAILDGMSVRVGDETFILPLNHVTESLQPTEDQMYSVAGDERVMQVRGEYLPLVELHRVFGVGNAQADPTQAIAVIMQAQERRFALLVDHLVGQHQVVVKNLESNYRKVPGVSAATILGDGSVALIVDVFALARANREKWAQPELTH; this is encoded by the coding sequence ATGAGCGGCGGTCTGGATCTCAGTCAGTTCTACGAGACATTTTTCGACGAGGCGGACGAGCTGCTTGCCGAAATGGAGCAGTTGCTGTTGCAACTGGATGTCGCGGCGCCCGATATCGAGCAGTTGAACGCGATCTTCCGCGCCGCGCATTCCATCAAGGGCGGCGCGGCCACGTTCGGGTGCTTCCAGCACCTGGCGGGCACCACCCACCTGCTGGAGAACCTGCTGGACGAGATCCGGCGCGGCGAAATGGCGCTGCGCGCCGATATGGTGGACATTTTCCTGGAAACGAAAGACGTGCTGAAAAGCCAATTGGACACTTATCGCGCCGCGCAAGAGCCCGACGAGGCGGTGTACGAACGGATCTGCGCGGTATTGCGGCAGTTGGCCCAGGAACACGGCTCGGCAGCCGTTGCGCCGCTGGAGCCGGCTGCGCCGGCCATGCCGGCCGAGCCTGCCGCCGTCGCGCCCGTGGCCGCCGCGCCCGCCGCGCCGGCGGCTATGCCGGCCGCGCAGGACAGCAGCCTGCCGTTCCGGGTGCGCATTACCCGTGTATCCGACAAGGATGCGCAATCGCTGCTGGAAGAGATGGGCAACCTGGGCAGCGTGGTGGCCCATGACCGCGCCGACGGCGGGCTGACGGTCTGGGTGGACAGCACTTGCTCGGCCGACGATATCGAGGCGGTGTGCTGCTTTATTGTGGACACCGACCAGCTGGACGTGCAGCGCGCCGCCGCGCCGCAGGCCGGCGATGCCGTGGAGCAATTTGCCGCGGCGGCCGCGGATTTCGCTGCGCAGGCGGCGGGCGAGCCGGCCGCCAGCCAGCCGCCCGCGCCCGGGCCGGCTGCGGCGCCCGCCGCGGCCAGGCCGGCGCGGGCCGCGGCCGCGGCGCCGGCGGCCGACAAGGAATCCACCTCGATTCGTGTCGGCGTCGAGAAAGTCGACCAGGTCATCAACCTGGTGGGCGAGCTGGTGATCACCCAGGCCATGCTGGCGCAGACCGCTTCGGGCCTGGATCCGGTCCTGCACGACCGGCTGCTCAACGGCATGGAGCAGCTCGAGCGCAACGCGCGCGACCTGCAGGAAGCGGTGATGTCGATCCGCATGATGCCGATGGACTACGTGTTCAGCCGCTTTCCGCGGCTGGTGCGCGACATCGCGGTCAAGATGGGCAAGCAGATCGAGCTGCAGACCTACGGACGCGCCACCGAACTGGACAAGAGCCTGATCGAGCGGATCATCGATCCGTTGACGCACCTGGTGCGCAACAGCCTGGACCACGGCATTGAAACGCCGGAAAAACGCATCGCCGCGGGCAAGGACCCGGTGGGCCAGCTGATCCTGTCGGCCGAGCACAACGGCGGCAATATTGTCATCGAGGTCAGCGACGACGGCGGCGGGCTGAACCGCGACAAGATCCTGAAGAAGGCCGTGGCCCAGGGCCTGGCGGTCAGCGAGAACACGCCCGACGAAGAAGTGTGGCAGCTGATTTTCGCGCCGGGTTTTTCCACGGCCGAGCAGGTAACCGATATTTCCGGGCGCGGCGTGGGCATGGACGTGGTGCGGCGCAATATCCAGGACATGGGCGGCCACGTGCAGCTGTCCTGCGTGCCGGGCGAAGGCACCACTACCCGCATCGTGCTGCCGCTGACGCTGGCCATCCTGGACGGGATGTCGGTGCGGGTGGGCGATGAAACCTTCATCCTGCCGCTGAACCACGTAACCGAGTCGCTGCAGCCCACCGAAGACCAGATGTATTCGGTCGCGGGCGACGAGCGCGTGATGCAGGTGCGCGGCGAGTACCTGCCGCTGGTCGAGCTGCACCGCGTATTCGGGGTGGGAAATGCCCAGGCCGATCCCACCCAGGCCATCGCCGTGATCATGCAGGCGCAGGAACGCCGCTTTGCCTTGCTGGTGGACCACCTGGTGGGCCAGCATCAGGTGGTGGTGAAGAACCTGGAATCCAACTACAGGAAAGTGCCGGGCGTGTCGGCAGCCACCATCCTGGGCGATGGCAGCGTGGCGCTGATTGTCGACGTGTTTGCGCTGGCGCGGGCGAACCGCGAGAAATGGGCGCAGCCCGAACTCACACATTGA
- a CDS encoding response regulator: protein MTATILVADDSATMRMIVQATLNEAGWRVLTAGNGQQALELARGNRIDMLVSDWNMPVMGGLALIQGLRGEPGYQDLPVLVLTTEDDGQSKDAARGLGVCGWLNKPLDPAVLVELASELLGEQPGA from the coding sequence ATGACTGCAACGATATTGGTGGCGGACGATTCGGCAACGATGCGCATGATCGTCCAGGCGACGCTGAACGAGGCGGGCTGGCGGGTGCTGACGGCCGGCAACGGCCAGCAGGCGCTGGAGCTGGCGCGCGGCAATCGCATCGACATGCTGGTCAGCGACTGGAACATGCCCGTCATGGGCGGCCTGGCGCTGATCCAGGGCTTGCGCGGCGAGCCCGGCTATCAAGACCTGCCCGTGCTGGTGTTGACCACCGAAGACGACGGGCAGAGCAAGGACGCGGCGCGCGGCCTGGGGGTGTGCGGCTGGCTGAACAAGCCGCTCGATCCCGCCGTGCTGGTGGAGTTGGCATCCGAGCTGCTCGGCGAGCAGCCCGGCGCCTGA
- the motB gene encoding flagellar motor protein MotB: MSAPNNHRVVVRRKRGVRRPHHGGSWKIAYADFITAMMAFFLVMWLIAIVPKEELRSLAEYFRMPLRVALTGGPKYSAETSAIPGGGRDPLRDDGDVRQSEGNRVQAQVQADAERRDRHALERLKRRLDAMLEENPVLKNFRPQLLIDMTTEGLRIQIVDNQNRPMFATGSAEVQPYMRDILRELGPVLNELPNKVSIAGHTDATQYARGERAYSNWELSADRANASRQELVAGGMAEGKLMRIQGLSSSMSLVKDDPYAAVNRRISLVVLNRRTQQQIEQENAAAADLNVRNARELSESAAARPLAGETAR; this comes from the coding sequence ATGAGTGCGCCGAACAATCACCGGGTGGTGGTCCGCCGCAAGCGAGGGGTGCGCCGCCCGCACCATGGCGGCAGCTGGAAGATCGCCTACGCGGATTTCATTACCGCCATGATGGCGTTCTTCCTGGTGATGTGGCTGATCGCCATTGTGCCCAAGGAAGAACTGCGCAGCCTGGCCGAGTATTTCCGGATGCCGCTGCGCGTGGCGCTGACGGGCGGGCCGAAATACTCGGCCGAGACCAGCGCGATTCCCGGCGGAGGGCGCGACCCGCTGCGCGACGACGGCGATGTGCGCCAGTCCGAGGGCAATCGCGTGCAGGCCCAGGTGCAGGCGGATGCCGAGCGGCGCGACCGCCATGCGCTGGAGCGCCTGAAGCGCCGCCTGGATGCCATGCTGGAGGAAAACCCGGTACTGAAGAATTTCCGCCCGCAGCTGCTGATCGACATGACCACGGAAGGGCTGCGCATCCAGATCGTCGACAACCAGAACCGGCCGATGTTCGCCACCGGCAGCGCCGAAGTGCAGCCGTATATGCGCGACATTCTGCGCGAACTGGGTCCGGTGCTCAATGAGCTGCCGAACAAGGTCAGCATCGCCGGCCACACGGACGCCACCCAGTATGCCCGCGGCGAACGGGCCTACAGCAACTGGGAGCTGTCGGCCGACCGGGCCAACGCCTCGCGCCAGGAACTGGTGGCGGGCGGCATGGCCGAGGGCAAGCTGATGCGCATCCAGGGGCTGTCGTCCAGCATGAGCCTGGTTAAAGATGATCCGTATGCGGCCGTTAACCGTCGTATCAGCCTGGTGGTGCTGAACCGGCGCACCCAGCAGCAGATCGAACAGGAAAATGCGGCGGCGGCGGACTTGAATGTGCGCAACGCCAGGGAACTGAGCGAATCCGCGGCGGCCCGGCCGCTGGCGGGCGAGACGGCAAGGTAG
- the motA gene encoding flagellar motor stator protein MotA, translating into MLIVIGYAVVLVAVVGSFVALGGHLGALYQPFELTLIAGAALGAFLAGNSRKSLALMAHSLPQAIKGAPYSKEVYMELMALLYVLLNKARREGLMAIESHIEDPESSAIFTEYPRIRQDAKLMEFITDYLRIMISGNMSSFEIETLMDEEIETYRHEREVPSHSLQQVADGLPAFGIVAAVLGVIKALGAVDQPPAVLGDLISKAMVGTFLGVLLAYGFVAPLASRLERRTSESVKVLECIKVTLLASMNGYPPQLAVEFGRKVLFSAVRPSFGELEEHVRQAKSATTGRA; encoded by the coding sequence GTGTTGATTGTTATTGGTTATGCGGTGGTGCTTGTCGCGGTGGTCGGCAGCTTTGTCGCGTTGGGCGGGCACCTTGGAGCGCTGTACCAGCCGTTCGAGCTGACGCTGATCGCGGGCGCCGCGCTGGGTGCGTTCCTGGCGGGCAACAGCCGCAAATCGCTGGCGTTGATGGCGCATTCGCTGCCACAGGCCATCAAGGGGGCTCCGTACAGCAAAGAGGTGTACATGGAGCTGATGGCGCTGCTGTACGTGCTGCTGAACAAGGCGCGGCGCGAGGGCCTGATGGCGATCGAGTCGCACATCGAAGACCCGGAATCCAGCGCCATTTTCACCGAGTACCCGCGTATCCGGCAGGATGCCAAGCTGATGGAGTTCATCACCGACTACCTGCGCATCATGATCAGCGGCAACATGAGCTCGTTCGAGATCGAGACGCTGATGGACGAGGAAATCGAGACCTATCGCCACGAGCGTGAAGTGCCCAGCCATTCGCTGCAGCAGGTGGCGGACGGGCTGCCTGCCTTCGGCATTGTGGCGGCGGTGCTGGGGGTGATCAAGGCGCTGGGCGCGGTGGACCAGCCGCCCGCGGTGCTGGGCGACCTGATCTCGAAGGCGATGGTGGGTACCTTCCTGGGGGTGCTGCTGGCCTATGGCTTCGTGGCGCCGCTGGCGTCGCGCCTGGAGCGGCGCACGTCGGAGTCGGTCAAGGTGCTGGAATGCATCAAGGTGACGCTGCTGGCCAGCATGAACGGCTACCCGCCCCAGTTGGCCGTGGAGTTCGGCCGCAAGGTGCTGTTCTCGGCCGTGCGCCCGTCGTTCGGTGAGCTGGAAGAGCACGTGCGCCAGGCCAAGTCCGCCACCACCGGCCGCGCCTGA
- the flhC gene encoding flagellar transcriptional regulator FlhC, producing MATKSVTQEADDILLASSMISLGARLQVLESETCLSHDRLSRLYREIRGCSPPKGMLPFSVDWFMTWLPNIHSSLFYNVYSFLNAHTASRGIRATIDAYRLYLEHAGVENQADEPVLSFTRAWMLVRFFDSGMLQLSPCRQCGGHFIAHAHDPQGDFICAICRPPPRAGKTRAAAKARAGQRAIAPAAAAAARA from the coding sequence ATGGCTACAAAAAGCGTGACCCAGGAGGCCGATGACATCCTCCTGGCCAGTTCCATGATTTCGCTGGGCGCCCGCCTGCAGGTGCTGGAATCCGAAACCTGCCTCAGCCACGACCGGCTGTCCCGGCTGTATCGCGAGATTCGCGGCTGCTCGCCGCCCAAGGGCATGCTGCCGTTTTCGGTGGACTGGTTCATGACCTGGCTGCCGAACATTCATTCGTCGCTGTTCTATAACGTGTATTCGTTCCTGAACGCGCATACGGCCAGCCGCGGCATCCGGGCCACCATCGACGCCTACCGCCTGTACCTGGAGCACGCCGGCGTGGAAAACCAGGCCGACGAACCGGTGCTGAGCTTTACGCGGGCCTGGATGCTGGTCAGGTTCTTCGACAGCGGCATGCTGCAGTTGTCGCCCTGCCGCCAGTGCGGCGGGCATTTCATTGCGCATGCGCACGATCCGCAGGGGGATTTCATCTGCGCGATCTGCCGCCCGCCACCACGCGCGGGCAAGACGCGCGCGGCGGCCAAGGCGCGCGCGGGCCAGCGCGCCATCGCGCCGGCGGCCGCGGCGGCGGCACGGGCCTGA
- the flhD gene encoding flagellar transcriptional regulator FlhD: protein MNTADSSLLADIREVNLSYLLLAQRMLRDDYAASMFRLGFSNEVADILMRLSPAQLVKLAGSSSLLCRFRFDDYSLLSALTQDVLGGALQQAHATILLARQPVEQLA from the coding sequence GTGAATACAGCGGATAGTTCTTTGCTCGCCGATATTCGGGAAGTCAACTTGTCGTATTTGCTGCTGGCCCAGCGGATGCTGCGTGATGATTACGCCGCGTCGATGTTTCGCCTGGGTTTCAGCAACGAAGTGGCTGACATCCTGATGCGCCTGTCGCCCGCCCAGCTGGTGAAGCTGGCCGGCTCGAGCTCGCTGCTGTGCCGCTTCCGCTTTGACGACTACAGCCTGTTGTCGGCGCTGACCCAGGACGTGCTGGGCGGGGCGCTGCAGCAGGCCCATGCCACGATTCTATTGGCCAGGCAGCCGGTCGAGCAGTTGGCCTGA